One window of the Chitinophaga niabensis genome contains the following:
- a CDS encoding bestrophin family protein — MNIGRRYTFREFVYWTRRHIYKLFFLALIPTILYHLGLTFLSITWVPVALLGTAVSFIVGFKNNTSYSRLWEARIIYGSIVNSSRAFAVMVRDFVKDDTDIKTIFHRHFAWLTALRYQLREPRVWENMTNPENVEYAALYSIPEKQTTMEEELKKYLPDEELHYILAKKNKATQLMAMQSRHINNLRLTDLQLMQLQQSVTAFYDCQGRAERIKNFPYPRHFSSIASYLLYFFVLLVPFGLLNEFQKLGNGTMIEGYSIWLNIPFSLLLSWVFVALDVVGESSNNPFEGSANDVPISNISRTIEIDMRDMLDEAELPSPTTPQNNILM, encoded by the coding sequence ATGAACATAGGAAGAAGATACACCTTCAGAGAGTTTGTATACTGGACAAGGAGACATATCTACAAGCTCTTCTTTCTGGCCCTGATCCCAACCATACTCTACCACCTGGGCCTTACTTTCTTATCCATCACCTGGGTACCCGTTGCATTATTAGGTACAGCGGTATCCTTCATTGTCGGTTTCAAGAATAACACCAGTTATTCCCGGCTATGGGAAGCAAGGATCATATATGGCAGCATTGTTAATAGCAGCAGGGCCTTCGCCGTGATGGTCAGAGATTTTGTAAAGGACGATACTGATATTAAAACCATTTTCCACCGGCATTTTGCCTGGCTTACGGCGCTTCGCTATCAATTAAGAGAGCCCAGGGTCTGGGAAAATATGACCAACCCGGAAAACGTGGAATATGCGGCGCTTTACAGCATTCCGGAAAAGCAGACCACCATGGAAGAAGAGTTAAAGAAATACCTGCCGGATGAAGAACTCCACTATATCCTCGCAAAAAAGAACAAAGCTACACAGTTGATGGCCATGCAATCCAGGCATATTAACAACTTAAGACTAACAGATCTTCAGCTGATGCAATTACAGCAATCAGTGACCGCTTTCTACGATTGCCAGGGAAGAGCAGAGAGGATCAAAAACTTTCCTTATCCCCGGCACTTTTCCTCTATTGCCAGTTACCTGCTCTATTTCTTTGTGCTGTTAGTACCCTTTGGTCTGCTCAATGAATTTCAGAAGCTGGGGAACGGTACCATGATAGAAGGTTATTCTATCTGGCTGAACATCCCTTTCTCCTTATTGCTATCCTGGGTGTTTGTAGCTTTGGATGTTGTAGGAGAAAGTTCCAACAACCCTTTTGAAGGCAGCGCTAACGATGTACCTATCAGTAACATTTCCCGAACTATAGAAATAGATATGCGGGATATGCTGGATGAAGCAGAACTCCCCTCTCCTACCACACCACAAAACAACATCTTAATGTAA